The Methanophagales archaeon genomic sequence CCTGATAATGTGCTATGTTCAACTGCGTAGATATCTCTCCCCGCCTTCTCATTCGCCGTACTTCCTCCACAAATCGCTCAGGCTCTGTAACAAAACCTATGAAATCACCGTTCACAAATACACGAGTTCTGATCCTGGCATCAATATCCATGGAACGAGCGGGCGGTATGATACCAAGGGAATATAAAACATCTTTAAAACTATCAGGGTCTACTCCCACTGTTATCTCGACCATCTGCGAGAAATTCTTGACCAAACCACAATTAGGACCCTCAGGCGTCTCGGTAGGGCATATCTTACCCCATTGTGTTGGATGGAGATCCCGAGCTTCAAAATGCGGCTGCGCTCTTGACAAAGGAGATATTATGCGTCTGAGATGACTCAGCGTAGCAATATAATTGCTCCTTTCCAGTAACTGTGATACTCCTGCTCTCCCACCAACCCAGTTCCCGGTCGCCAGTGCATGCAGTAATCGCTCGGTGAGCACATCAGACCGAATAGCAGTTACAAGCTTCAATTCCCGGCTTCGCATATTCGCACGTTCCAGCTGATACCGCATATCCTTTACCAATTTGGTGAATGAGACTCTGAACAGGTCCTCCATCAGGTCCCCTGCGAGTTTCAGCCGTTTATTTGCGTAATGGTCCTTGTCATCCTCGCCACGCCGCCCCAGGGATAGCTCATAACATGCCTCAGCCATTCTACCTATAAAATGCGCCTTTGCAATCCTATCATCAAGATGTGGCAGGAAATACCGGTCAATGATGTAGTTCACGCGCCTCTCTCTGAATTCACGCGCCTGCGCTGGTGCGACTCTTCGACCCAGTGTGTCTATCGCCTCTTCTTGCGTCTTCACCTCGCACTCTTCTATGTTCTCTTTGATATATTTCTCTATCTCTGGATCATCAGAGACCGCTTTTATTATCGCTTCATCGCCCTCGAGCCCCAAGGCACGCAAGAGCGTTACGAAGTTTATCTTCCGGGGCACTGCTGGGAACGAGACTTCAAGTATGCCTCTCTTGTTTATCTCCACCCTTATCGGGACTCTGAATCCGTGTTTAAGAGAGAAGACTTTGGAAACAACCGTCTTATTCCCATACCGCTCCTCAAAATTGACGAATATCCTGTTCGGAGCGAGGTCTTCCAGCGTAATTACCACATGCTCAGAGCCATTTATGATGAAATAGCCACCAGGGTCGAGCGGATCTTCGCCGACCAGTATCTGTTCGTCGTCTGAGAGCCCATAGAGGTTACACTTCTTGGATTTCAGCATTATAGGAAGCTCACCGATCTCTACCTCCTTCTCTTCTCCTTCCGGCTCATCCTCGCCACTCTCATAGCTCTTCACCAGCTGCATTCCGAGATATATGGGAGCTGTGTAGTTTAAATTCCGTAAACGAGCCTGGAAAGGGAAGATCCTCTCATAAGAGCCGTCCGCTTCCCTCGCCTTCGGAGTGCCAACCCGTATTTTGCCGAATTTTACACACAATTTATACTTCCCTCGCTCATCTTCACCAGCGATCGTGGTTTCTATGCCTGACTGCTCATCTATTATGTTCTGCATACCCGCTTCAAGGAAGTAATTAAAGGAATCAAGCTGATGCTGCGCTATCTTCTCCCGTTTGAAATATGCCTTTGCAAGAACACTTCTATCCAACATATCTATTTATCCCCCCTTACTTCGTTACCAATCGGTAAGATATGAACCTCCCCGCTGTTCTGCTCTTCCTCATTATCCTGACCACATCCCCCTCTCTCGCCTTTATCTCTTTTATTACAGGATCACTGGATTTAATCTTTGGTAGTTGTTCCTTCTTTATCTTATACTTATTCAAAAGCTCTTCCACTTCTCGCTCTGTCATCACTTCGTGCAAGGGCACTAACTCATGTTCTAGTATCGAAACTTTCCCCTTCTTCATCTTTGCTCTTTAACGGGCTCGACGGGATTTGAACCCGCGACCGACGGGTTAAAAGCCCGCTGCTCTACCTTTCTGAGCTACGAGCCCTTGATAATATATGCCCTCGTAACAACCTAAATGCGGCATCTGCCGCCTTATGCTTGTTCCCTTCTCTATCTTCATGAAAGATATACCGCTCATGATAGACGTTATTTTTTGTAGCCAATGCTATATAAACTAATCCAACAGGCTTATCAGGTGTACCCCCGGTTGGACCCGCAATGCCCGTGGTGGCAATGCCCACATCCGCGTGCAGCAGTCTCCTCACACCCTCTGCCATCGCCCTCGCACATGCAGCACTCACCGCCCCCTCCCTCTCTATTATCTCTCGGGGTACATGCAAAACTTCTTCCTTTACCTCATTTGCATACGCGACCACGCCGCCCCTGTAATAGTCAGAACTGCCTGGCACATTCGTTATTAAATGAGATAACAGACCACCTGTGCATGATTCCGCGGTAGAGATACTGAGCCTTTTCTCCCTCAGCACCTCCCAGATCTCTTCTTCCTCCATAATCCCCCTCAAGCTTTTATTACACCATATCGCACCTTAACTGCCACTCCATGCTCAAATGTTCGCATCTCCTCCGGGGATAACATCGCTTTGCCCGTCGCTAACAGGTTATCTCGCTCATCAACCACTATGACCTCATCGTATGCTCTTATCTCAGGGTCAACATCTATCACGTGTTTACAGAAGGCTGTCCCTCCCGCTCTTATGTATTCACTGACCGCATCATTCATAACAACTCGCATCCGTGGATACACAAGGAATCGCTGTAGTCGCTCAGCGCCTTCTATGCCGAGCGTGAACAAGCCGTCAAAACTCCTCAACGTCGCTATTCGCCTGCCGTTATACTTATCCTTTATCTGCGACATTCGCCCACTCCTCGTAAGGATGAACTCAAACTCCTCACACTCCGGGAACAGTGCCTTACCAGTACCTGAGCCAAACTGGTAATCAGCAATGATTCGTGCCTTCTTTAATAGCTTATCCCCGATGCCCTCGATGCTCATCCGCATCTCCCTATTCTCTATCTTCTCTATTCATGTGTCAATAATATACCTATACCATCTTGGAATACCTATGTAGTGGAGGATATATGAAGATAGCGATTCTCGATGGCTATGTGGATGAGCCCTCCTGTCTTGGCGTTCCTCCCTATATCGCACCCTATCCGCGTTATATCTGGGGCATGCTCAGAGCGATAAAGGACGCAGATTTATCATGCACCTATCTCACAATAGATCAGTTCAGAACCGATGCGCAGTTACGAGCGAAACTCAAGAGCTTCGACTTCATGGTCATCATCGCGGGCGCGGTGGTACCGGGTAAATACCTCGGTGGTGTGCCACTCACGAAGAAAGAACTGCCGCAGGTCGCTATCGCGAACCATAACATCCTTGTTGGTCCAATCACACTGGAATTGAGTAAAGAAGAGCGAGAAAGGCTGCCCATGCTTGAAATCATTGATTACCCCTTTGAAGAGCGCCTGTATGAACGTATGCTCAGGATAACCCATGCTACGACATCAAAAGGAGAAGGAGCAGACCTGAACAGGTTTGCACTGCTCGGTGCCGAAGTGGTGCGAAAGCATCCCGATTTCCCTTATGTTATATGCGAGATGGAGACCTACAGGGGATGCTACTGGTCAAGATGCTCTTTCTGTATAGAACGATTCCAGCATAAGTGGATGCGACCTCCTGAATGCGTTCTCGCTGAATTTGAACGCCTGTACTCACTCGGTGTAAGGCACTTCAGACTCGGTAAGCAATCAGATTTCCTGACCTACATGAGCGACCTCTCCAATCCGAATCCGAAGCCTGAACCTGAGCGAATGCGGAATTTCCATATCGCTATCTGGCGCCTGTGCCCCGGAATAAAGACTCTTCATCTCGATAACATCAACCCGAGAACGATTGTAATGTATCCTGAAGAGAGCAGAGAGGTACTGAAGACGATTGTGGAATTCCAAACAGCGGGTAATGTCGCCGCCTTCGGGATGGAGAGTGTAGATGAGAAGGTTGTGAAAGCGAATAATCTCGCCGTTTATCCTGATGAGGTCCTCTTCGCTACCTCTATGATGAACACCCTCGGCAGAGCACGTGGTACAAATGGGATGCCCGTACTCTTGCCAGGCTTGAACTTCGTATTCGGACTGAAGGGAGAGACCAAAAAGACCTTCGAACTGAACTATGAGTTCCTGCTGAGCCTCCTCCGTCAGGACTTGCTTATTCGTAGAATTAATATCCGGCAGGTGAAGATACTCCCACATACGCCTATCGCTGAGTTTGGTTATAGAAACGTGAAGCGGCATAAACGCCACTTCAAATTGTTCAAGAGAAAGGTTCGCGAGAATATAGACCGCGAAATGCTCAAACGGATTATCCCGTTTGGCACTGTGCTCAGAGACCTGAGATGCGAATCTCAAGCTGGTAAAATCACCTTTGCTCGACAGCTGGGCTCGTATCCTATCCTTGTTGGCGTTGTCGGTCAGTATAAACGTAATGAATTCGTTGATGCAAAGGTAATAGATTATGGGATGCGCTCCATTACGGCAATTGAGTATCCTCTACCGATAAACGCAGCTAAGATGTATCAAATAGAGGCGATACCAGGTATTGGTGCTCGTAATGCCGCGCGAATAATCAAGAGCAGACCATACAGCAGTATAGAGGAGTTAAACAGTGCCACAGGCCTACACTTAAGTGATAAATTACGAGATTTCATATCTGTAAGCTCTTGAGGGACTTCATGAGCTCCCCCGATAACTCATCTATCTTAACCCTGCGCTGCTGCATCGTGTCCCTGTCCCTTATCGTGACGGTGTTGTCTTCCAGAGTCTGATAGTCTATGGTGATGCAATAGGGCGTGCCTATCTCATCCTGACGCCTGTATCGCCTACCTATACTGCCAGAATCGTCATAGTCCACATATACCAGCTCTCGCTTCAGGCGTTGAAACACCTCCTTCGCTTTCATCTTCA encodes the following:
- a CDS encoding CinA family protein, which translates into the protein MEEEEIWEVLREKRLSISTAESCTGGLLSHLITNVPGSSDYYRGGVVAYANEVKEEVLHVPREIIEREGAVSAACARAMAEGVRRLLHADVGIATTGIAGPTGGTPDKPVGLVYIALATKNNVYHERYIFHEDREGNKHKAADAAFRLLRGHILSRARSSER
- a CDS encoding DNA-directed RNA polymerase subunit H; amino-acid sequence: MKKGKVSILEHELVPLHEVMTEREVEELLNKYKIKKEQLPKIKSSDPVIKEIKAREGDVVRIMRKSRTAGRFISYRLVTK
- a CDS encoding radical SAM protein, which gives rise to MKIAILDGYVDEPSCLGVPPYIAPYPRYIWGMLRAIKDADLSCTYLTIDQFRTDAQLRAKLKSFDFMVIIAGAVVPGKYLGGVPLTKKELPQVAIANHNILVGPITLELSKEERERLPMLEIIDYPFEERLYERMLRITHATTSKGEGADLNRFALLGAEVVRKHPDFPYVICEMETYRGCYWSRCSFCIERFQHKWMRPPECVLAEFERLYSLGVRHFRLGKQSDFLTYMSDLSNPNPKPEPERMRNFHIAIWRLCPGIKTLHLDNINPRTIVMYPEESREVLKTIVEFQTAGNVAAFGMESVDEKVVKANNLAVYPDEVLFATSMMNTLGRARGTNGMPVLLPGLNFVFGLKGETKKTFELNYEFLLSLLRQDLLIRRINIRQVKILPHTPIAEFGYRNVKRHKRHFKLFKRKVRENIDREMLKRIIPFGTVLRDLRCESQAGKITFARQLGSYPILVGVVGQYKRNEFVDAKVIDYGMRSITAIEYPLPINAAKMYQIEAIPGIGARNAARIIKSRPYSSIEELNSATGLHLSDKLRDFISVSS